A genome region from Nitrospirota bacterium includes the following:
- a CDS encoding serine hydrolase domain-containing protein has translation MRIPAIKQVQSYLDREQGVRSARAASIAARYESSLLAFVASRSELETASLFTAQARFPAYSISKTFTAAAVLRLVASGELQLDAPIGRWVPDIPHGDRITVRQCLQHTSGLPDYGDLAEYHTAVRRGERPWTFDEFLARTHAERLLFEPGHGWHYSNIGYMLLRRLIETVRGASYGAVLKGEIFDPLGLCNTAVPETPADLGDLTFGPSPYLGGDGEAKEVRSSYDPGWIPAGVVASTAAEVSIFCHSLFAGRLFPSVLLDRMCEKVPVGSAASHPMFIDPGYGLGLMIAESPCGPLYGHTGSGPGCSAAAFHFRTGRYPLTVVAFTDGEETRQAEHIAWIICSNLTAPD, from the coding sequence GTGCGAATTCCTGCGATCAAACAAGTGCAGTCCTATCTCGACCGCGAACAGGGCGTGCGTTCAGCGCGGGCAGCATCGATCGCCGCCCGTTACGAGTCGAGCCTGCTCGCCTTTGTCGCCTCACGCTCCGAGCTGGAGACAGCTTCTCTCTTCACCGCACAAGCCCGCTTCCCGGCCTACAGCATCTCGAAGACCTTCACCGCTGCCGCGGTGCTGAGGCTCGTTGCTTCGGGGGAGCTGCAGCTGGATGCGCCGATAGGACGCTGGGTGCCGGACATACCGCATGGCGACCGTATCACCGTGCGCCAGTGCCTGCAGCATACGAGCGGACTTCCCGACTACGGCGACCTTGCCGAATACCATACTGCAGTTCGCCGCGGAGAGAGGCCGTGGACGTTCGATGAATTCCTGGCGCGCACCCATGCAGAGAGGCTCCTCTTCGAGCCCGGCCACGGCTGGCACTACTCGAATATCGGCTATATGCTGCTCCGCCGCCTCATCGAGACCGTGCGCGGCGCGAGCTACGGCGCGGTGCTCAAGGGCGAGATTTTCGATCCGCTCGGGCTCTGCAATACCGCTGTTCCGGAGACTCCCGCCGATCTGGGAGATCTCACCTTCGGCCCGAGCCCCTATCTCGGCGGAGACGGGGAGGCGAAGGAGGTCCGCTCCTCCTATGATCCCGGCTGGATTCCTGCGGGGGTCGTTGCATCGACCGCTGCGGAGGTCTCGATCTTCTGTCATTCGCTCTTTGCAGGCAGGCTCTTTCCTTCTGTCCTCCTCGATCGCATGTGCGAGAAGGTCCCGGTCGGGAGCGCCGCATCCCATCCGATGTTTATCGACCCAGGGTACGGTCTCGGCCTGATGATCGCCGAATCCCCCTGCGGCCCGCTGTATGGCCACACCGGCTCGGGCCCGGGCTGCTCCGCCGCAGCCTTTCATTTCCGCACAGGAAGATACCCTCTGACAGTTGTCGCATTCACCGATGGGGAGGAGACGCGGCAAGCGGAGCATATCGCTTGGATCATATGCAGCAATCTCACCGCCCCTGACTGA
- a CDS encoding MBL fold metallo-hydrolase has product MRLTFAGGARMVTGTCFHLRSGEVQLLVDCGMQQGDHADELNRVAFPFAPQEIDALFLTHAHIDHAGLLPRLVKEGFSGPIITTAATADLAEIMLYDSAHIQVSDAEWFSKKALTAGAAITFTPLYTPDDVARAVGLFQRTTYGKIERIGKNVRYRFLDAGHILGSGTLELWYQDSPVERKIVFSGDIGKKGSPIVRDPQPTEEADYVVMESTYGNRLHKNMEESIDELVEAITTTLHRGGNVLIPSFAVGRTQDLLYTLNRLVGEGRLKRLDVYVDSPLAAEATRVYLAHPDYFDEESLQQLQRGADRALSLHFTTTVEESMKLNSLRSGAVIIAGSGMCDGGRIRHHLKHNLGRPECSVIFVGFQARGTLGREIVEGARSVRIFGEDIAVRARIHTIGGFSAHADRQGLLEWLGAFATSPEVFIVHGEEEVSLDFKAAVEERFGFVTHVPYKGQSFTI; this is encoded by the coding sequence ATGAGGCTCACCTTTGCAGGCGGCGCACGGATGGTTACGGGGACCTGTTTCCATCTCCGCAGCGGGGAAGTGCAGCTCCTCGTCGATTGCGGCATGCAGCAGGGCGACCATGCGGATGAGCTGAACAGGGTCGCCTTCCCCTTCGCTCCTCAGGAGATCGACGCTCTCTTCCTGACCCATGCCCATATCGACCATGCGGGTCTGCTGCCCCGCCTCGTCAAGGAGGGCTTCTCCGGACCGATCATCACCACCGCCGCTACTGCCGATCTCGCCGAGATCATGCTCTACGATTCCGCCCATATACAAGTGAGCGATGCCGAATGGTTCTCGAAGAAAGCGCTCACGGCGGGCGCAGCGATCACCTTCACGCCGCTCTATACGCCCGATGACGTGGCCCGCGCGGTGGGTCTCTTCCAGAGAACGACGTACGGAAAGATCGAGCGCATCGGCAAGAACGTCAGATACCGCTTTCTCGATGCCGGACATATCCTCGGCTCGGGGACGCTCGAGCTCTGGTACCAGGACAGCCCCGTCGAAAGGAAGATCGTCTTCTCCGGCGATATCGGGAAGAAAGGGAGCCCCATTGTGCGCGACCCCCAGCCAACGGAGGAGGCGGACTATGTGGTCATGGAGTCGACCTACGGCAATCGTCTGCACAAAAATATGGAGGAGAGCATCGACGAACTGGTGGAGGCGATAACAACGACGCTGCACCGGGGAGGCAATGTCCTCATCCCCTCCTTTGCGGTCGGCAGGACCCAGGACCTCCTCTACACGCTCAACCGTCTCGTCGGAGAGGGCCGCCTGAAGCGTCTCGACGTCTACGTCGACAGCCCGCTCGCGGCTGAAGCGACGCGGGTGTACCTCGCCCATCCCGACTACTTCGACGAGGAGTCGCTCCAGCAGCTGCAGCGGGGAGCGGACCGCGCCCTGTCTCTGCATTTCACCACGACGGTAGAGGAGTCGATGAAGCTGAACAGCCTCCGGTCGGGAGCAGTCATCATCGCGGGGAGCGGCATGTGCGACGGCGGCAGGATCAGGCACCACCTCAAGCATAACCTCGGCCGGCCTGAATGCAGCGTCATCTTCGTGGGCTTCCAGGCCCGGGGGACGCTCGGCAGGGAGATCGTCGAAGGCGCCCGATCGGTCCGCATCTTCGGAGAGGATATCGCGGTAAGGGCCCGCATCCATACCATCGGCGGCTTCTCTGCCCATGCAGACCGGCAAGGACTCCTGGAGTGGCTCGGCGCCTTCGCGACCAGCCCCGAAGTCTTTATCGTCCATGGAGAGGAGGAGGTCTCCCTCGATTTTAAAGCAGCGGTCGAGGAGCGGTTCGGCTTCGTCACCCATGTTCCCTACAAAGGGCAGAGCTTCACTATCTGA
- a CDS encoding radical SAM protein, which produces MVFTAAYATLSRTEIGNRVAAAEAMLEQCTLCRRLCTIDRTAGELGACRTGTKPLVASWGPHFGEERPLVGRSGSGAIFFANCNLGCIFCQNWDISHVCSGSELSFERLAEVMLELQEEGCHNINLVTPTHQMPMILRSVAIAIERGLKLPLVYNCGGYEPLEALRILDGIIDIYMPDFKYADPEAGSRYSLVKDYPQVAGAAVKEMHRQVGDLVIDERGIAVRGLLVRHLVLPGGIAGTRKVVRFIAEEISKDTYINIMDQYHPAYHAFGHPPLDRRITREEYDEAVRAALDAGLRRIDGVTV; this is translated from the coding sequence ATGGTCTTTACCGCCGCCTATGCAACGCTCTCCCGGACCGAAATCGGGAACCGGGTCGCCGCCGCCGAAGCGATGCTGGAGCAGTGCACCCTCTGCCGTCGCCTCTGCACCATCGATCGCACCGCAGGAGAGCTCGGCGCCTGCAGGACGGGCACGAAGCCGCTCGTCGCCAGCTGGGGCCCCCATTTCGGCGAGGAGCGGCCCCTGGTGGGCAGGTCCGGCTCCGGCGCCATCTTTTTCGCCAACTGCAACCTGGGCTGCATCTTCTGCCAGAACTGGGATATCAGCCATGTCTGCAGCGGAAGCGAGCTGTCTTTTGAGCGGCTTGCGGAAGTCATGCTCGAGCTCCAGGAAGAGGGGTGTCATAACATCAATCTCGTCACCCCGACCCACCAGATGCCGATGATCCTCCGCTCCGTCGCCATCGCCATCGAGCGGGGGCTCAAACTCCCCCTCGTCTACAACTGCGGCGGGTATGAGCCGCTCGAAGCGCTGCGCATCCTGGACGGCATTATCGATATCTACATGCCCGATTTCAAGTATGCCGACCCCGAAGCAGGGAGCAGATACTCCCTGGTCAAAGATTATCCCCAGGTAGCCGGGGCCGCCGTCAAGGAGATGCACCGCCAGGTGGGCGACCTCGTCATCGACGAGCGGGGCATCGCCGTAAGGGGCCTCCTCGTGAGACATCTCGTCCTTCCCGGCGGGATAGCGGGCACACGCAAGGTCGTCCGCTTCATTGCCGAGGAGATATCGAAGGACACCTATATCAATATCATGGATCAGTACCATCCCGCCTACCACGCGTTCGGGCATCCTCCCCTGGACCGCAGGATCACCAGGGAGGAGTATGACGAGGCGGTGCGTGCAGCACTCGATGCGGGACTGCGGCGGATCGACGGAGTGACCGTATGA
- a CDS encoding metallophosphoesterase, whose product MLIGIIADTHDHLDNLRKAVELFIARNVERIIHAGDFTSPFTWRVLKHFPGEITGVFGNNDGERVLLKKLYQERIYTQPYVVTLHDRRIVVMHEPDVVDALADSGHFDLVVYGHTHEPVMKRVKNTLVVNPGEACGWLYGRPTVAVVDLGRMEGEIVALS is encoded by the coding sequence ATGCTCATCGGAATTATTGCTGACACGCACGACCATCTCGATAACCTGAGAAAGGCGGTCGAGCTCTTCATCGCGCGGAACGTGGAGCGGATCATTCATGCAGGAGATTTCACCTCTCCCTTTACCTGGCGGGTGCTCAAGCATTTCCCGGGAGAGATCACCGGGGTCTTCGGGAACAACGACGGCGAGCGGGTCCTGCTGAAGAAGCTCTACCAGGAGAGAATCTATACGCAGCCGTACGTTGTGACCCTTCATGACCGCCGTATCGTGGTGATGCATGAGCCCGATGTGGTGGACGCCCTTGCCGACAGCGGCCACTTCGATCTCGTCGTATACGGGCACACGCACGAGCCGGTCATGAAGAGAGTGAAGAATACGCTGGTCGTGAACCCCGGAGAAGCCTGCGGTTGGCTCTACGGGAGGCCGACGGTGGCGGTCGTCGATCTCGGGCGCATGGAGGGAGAGATCGTCGCGCTGTCCTGA
- a CDS encoding GNAT family N-acetyltransferase encodes MIVQQLELEEITDNAAFEALRPEWSALWERCPYATPFQSPEWLLPWWKYFGNGRPFALALRCEGHLAGIAPFFIFTHEEGENRVALMGSGISDYLDIILEPGLAAPGTGMIFEHLLSERSRWDLCDFQELRRESPLLAAVPPPGLCAERSVMEVCPLLELPETVAAFRSRLTARSRKRLRKTANGLRQRGEITTGHATAATLSVFLDALFRLHRAVWEQRGQSGVLADPRLAEFHREVAAGFLGLGWLRLRVLRLEEKIIAALYSFAARGRLYCYLSGFDPGTAPLSPGKFILWGAIEEAIDEGIREVDFLRGREEYKYLWGPSDRPNFRLIIKKNK; translated from the coding sequence ATGATCGTTCAGCAGCTGGAGCTCGAAGAGATCACCGATAACGCCGCCTTCGAGGCGCTCCGTCCCGAATGGTCGGCCTTATGGGAGCGGTGTCCTTATGCCACGCCTTTTCAGTCGCCGGAGTGGCTTCTGCCCTGGTGGAAGTACTTCGGCAATGGCCGGCCCTTCGCGCTCGCGCTCCGCTGCGAGGGACATCTCGCAGGCATTGCGCCGTTCTTCATCTTCACGCATGAGGAGGGAGAGAACCGGGTAGCGCTGATGGGGAGCGGCATCTCGGACTACCTCGATATCATCCTCGAACCCGGCCTCGCCGCCCCGGGGACGGGCATGATCTTCGAGCATCTCCTGTCGGAGCGGTCGCGATGGGACCTCTGCGATTTCCAGGAGCTCCGCCGGGAGTCCCCCCTGCTCGCTGCAGTGCCTCCTCCGGGTCTCTGTGCCGAGCGGTCCGTTATGGAAGTATGCCCCCTCCTGGAGCTGCCCGAGACCGTCGCCGCCTTTCGCTCGCGCCTGACGGCGCGCTCCAGGAAGCGGCTCAGGAAGACCGCCAACGGTTTGCGGCAACGGGGCGAGATCACCACCGGGCATGCGACTGCCGCGACTCTCTCCGTGTTTCTCGATGCCCTGTTCAGATTGCACCGCGCCGTCTGGGAGCAGCGGGGCCAGAGCGGGGTACTGGCCGATCCGCGCCTCGCGGAGTTCCATAGGGAGGTGGCGGCAGGATTTCTCGGACTCGGCTGGCTGAGGCTCCGTGTGCTCAGACTGGAGGAAAAGATCATCGCCGCGCTCTACTCCTTTGCAGCACGGGGGCGCCTCTACTGCTACCTGAGCGGATTCGATCCCGGGACCGCGCCGCTCAGCCCGGGCAAGTTCATCCTCTGGGGGGCAATAGAGGAGGCGATCGACGAGGGCATACGGGAGGTCGATTTTCTGCGCGGCAGGGAGGAGTACAAATATTTATGGGGCCCCTCGGACCGGCCCAACTTCCGGCTCATCATAAAGAAAAATAAGTGA